One Calditrichota bacterium genomic window, ATCGAGCTATCTGAAAAATCCATTGAATTGCAAAAAAAAATCAAGCAGGTTTTTGACCCGCTCAATATTCTCAATCCGAATAAAATTTTTCCCAAAAAATAAAGAACGTGCCAGGATAAATTTGTCGCCGCGAGAGAGGAAACATTTTTTTATGGCAAATCAAAAATAGCAGCCTGACACGTTCTTTTTTCACTCATTCTTGCTAACGCAAAATCAAATTGACGCCGCCCAGCAGAGAAAAAGTAGTTTGCTTGTCAATAATGGTCCATCGTGCCTGCAAATACGGGTACATCGAAGGGACGCGCAATCCACTGAAATCAATGCCCACGAGCAGATTGCCGCCGAAATCCCATTGCGTATCCATTGATTTTTCGTTCAAATATTGCGTCGCCACGCCGGCGCCGAAATAGAACAAACCATTGATTCTGGGCTTGAAAATAAAATCGCCGTTGAATTGCCAGCGCGTGGTGTCATTTTGCGTGAAATAGTAATCTGCGCTCGGTGCAAATTTCCAGAAAATTCCCAGCGGCATCCACAACTGGCCGCCGGCAAGAAACTGATCGTTTTTAAAATCATTTCCGCCATGAATACCAATGGATGACGCGATACGAACCTTTTTGTGGCGTACGGGCTGACGTCTCCTCCATTGCTGCGCGTCCGCTGTCTGCGCGAGAAAAATTAACACAAATAATCCGATGATAACTTGAGTCCAAGACCGTCTCATAAGTAGCCTCCTTCAGTTTATGTTATTGAGATTAAATTTATTTTGTTGCTGTCCCCAAAAAATTGTGATTGTCAACTCATACATTCTGTTCCAACTCATACAAAATTAGTACCTGAAAATTTTTTAAATTTTGATTTCAGCAAAATTCCCGCATGAACCTATTTTTAATGAAGTTAAACATGCCGGTGAAAAATAGCAAAATCATGCTTAAGAAATCTTTTTGCCCAAATTCGTGCAAAACGCTGTACCGGCAGGTTCATCTTTGGCGCCCAAAAAATGTCAGTTGGGAAAAATTTAAAAAAATCAAAAAAATGCTTGTATATTTCCTTTGATTTAGTTATATATTTTTCTTAGAAATTTTCTTCAGTAATCATTGCTTGGGCTGAAAATAAATCGGAGAAATCATGGATAAAAAAATTGTCAAACGTTTGAAAAAAATTTTTGGCAAAAAACACGTGATGCATGAGGAGAGCGATCTGCTTCTCTATCAATACGATGCATCACTGGATCGTTCCCTCCCCGACGCAGTCGTATTTGCACAAAATCGCGAGCAAGTTGCCGCAGTAGCGCGCCTCTGTTTTGAGGAGCGAATTCCTCTGATCCCGCGCGGCGCCGGCAGCAATTTGAGCGGCGGCACGATTCCGATCATGGGCGGAATTATTCTTCAGCTTTCGCTCATGAATCGAATTTTAGAAATCGATACGGAAAATCAATGCGCCGTGGTGGAACCAGGCGTTTACAATTTAGCCTTGCAGCAAGCGCTGGCGCCTTACGGATTTTATTACGCGCCTGATCCTGCGAGCCAACGCGTTTCCACTATTGGCGGTAATATTGCAGAAAACGCCGGTGGCCCTCATTGCGTAAAATACGGCGTGACCAGCAATCATGTTTTGGGCGTGGAAATGGTCACTGCCGAAGGGGAAATTTTAAATATTGGCGGCAAGGCGGAATTTATTCCAGGCTACGATTTGCTGGGCACTGTGATTGGCTCTGAAGGCACGCTGGGCATCATCACTAAAGCCATCGTGAAAATCCTTCCCCTGCCGGAAGAAACGCGTACCATGCTGGCGGTCTTTCAAAACATGACTAAAGCCGCGAACGCTGTCACGGAAATTATGGGGAGAGGAATTATTCCGGCAACGCTGGAGATGATGGACAAACCGATCATCGAAACGGTCGAAAAAATCCACCATCTCGGTTATCCGGCGGATGCCGAGGCAATTTTGCTGCTGGAACTGGATGGTCCCAGCGCCGGAATGAATGAGCAGGAAAAAGAAATCACGGAAATTTGCCGCAGTTCCGGCGCGACTTCGGTAGAAATTGCCAAAGACGGACAGGAACGAGACGCGCTCTGGCAAGGGCGCAGACTTTCTTTCGGCTCGCTGACCATGTTGCAGCCGTCCATCATGATCGCCGACGGCACAGTTCCGCGCAGTCGCGTACCGCAAGTGCTGGAAAAAGTGATGGAAATTTGCCAAAAATATGATTTGAAAGTAGGCAATGTTTTTCACGCCGGCGACGGCAATCTGCATCCGTTCATCATTTTTGACGAGAGAAATGAGGCTCAAAAAGAAAGAGTCATGAAAGCGAACGAAGAAATTTTGCGCGTCTGCGTGGAAGCTGACGGCACGCTCAGCGGCGAGCACGGCATCGGATTAGAAAAAAAATCTGCCATGCGTTTGCTTTTCTCCGACGTGGACATTTCCGCCATGATGGACGTGAAAAATGGTTTTGACGAAAAAATGATCTTGAACCCCGGAAAAATTTTTCCCTCGATTGAAGTAGATAATTTGTAAAAATTTTAAAATAGGCAGGAAAAGACAAATGACGGCGCAAGTGGAAAATGACCTTAAATTTTTGCTCCAACATTTTGAAAAAGACCAAATTCAATGGGACGAAAAGACGATTGCCAACTTTTCCATTGAAAATAAATTCCCGCAATTGGTAATTTTTCCCAAAAGTTACGAGCAAATCCAGACCGCCATAAAACTGGCGAGAAAATTGAAAAAATCAGTTTTTGCCGGTGGGAACAATCGCTGCCGAGACCTGACCGCCAAACCGAATGATTTCGATTGGGCAATTTCAACGTCCCAACTCAATCAAATCGTCAGGCACGACGCTGCTGATTTTACCATTACAGTTCAGGCAGGCGTGCTGCTATCGGACATTCAGAAGCAGATCAAGAAGAAAAACCAGTTTCTGCCGCTGGACCCGTTCGACGCCGGACAGCAGACCATCAGCGGCATCGTCGCGATCAATAGCGCCGGCAGTTATCGATTTCACTTCGGAACTTGTCAGGACTTTGTTTTAGGCATGAAGGTTATTTTGCCA contains:
- a CDS encoding FAD-binding protein → MDKKIVKRLKKIFGKKHVMHEESDLLLYQYDASLDRSLPDAVVFAQNREQVAAVARLCFEERIPLIPRGAGSNLSGGTIPIMGGIILQLSLMNRILEIDTENQCAVVEPGVYNLALQQALAPYGFYYAPDPASQRVSTIGGNIAENAGGPHCVKYGVTSNHVLGVEMVTAEGEILNIGGKAEFIPGYDLLGTVIGSEGTLGIITKAIVKILPLPEETRTMLAVFQNMTKAANAVTEIMGRGIIPATLEMMDKPIIETVEKIHHLGYPADAEAILLLELDGPSAGMNEQEKEITEICRSSGATSVEIAKDGQERDALWQGRRLSFGSLTMLQPSIMIADGTVPRSRVPQVLEKVMEICQKYDLKVGNVFHAGDGNLHPFIIFDERNEAQKERVMKANEEILRVCVEADGTLSGEHGIGLEKKSAMRLLFSDVDISAMMDVKNGFDEKMILNPGKIFPSIEVDNL